The genomic interval ACAGCCCGCTGATCGCCACCGCCGCATAACGACATACTGAAGTTTGGAGCAAGACCCATGCGTGTCCTTCACGTCCTCGACCATTCGATCCCGCTGCACAGCGGCTATACCTTCCGCACCGCTTCGATCCTGCGCGAACAGCGCGCGCTCGGCTGGGAGACCTTCCACGTCACCGGGTCCAAGCACCAGGGCGGCAACAACCTGCTCGAGGAGACCGCCGACGGCCTGCACTTCTACCGCACCCCGAAGTCGCAGGGCGCAATGGCGAAGCTGCCGATCCTGAACCAGCTGGAAGTCATCCAGGGCCTGGAAAAGCGCCTTGTTGAGATCATCCCGACGATCAAACCCGACGTGCTGCACGCCCACTCGCCCTGCCTGAACGCGATCGCCGCCCTGCGCGCCGGCCGCAGGTTCGGCATTCCCGTGGTCTATGAAGTGCGCGCCTTCTGGGAAGACGCCGCCGTCGACCATGGCACCAGCACCGAGAACGGCCTGCGCTACAAACTCACGCGCGGCCTGGAAACCTATGCCTTGAGGCGCGCCGACGCGGTCACCACGATCTGCGAAGGCCTGCGCGGCGACATCGTTGCGCGCGGCATCCCGGCCTCGAAAGTCACGGTGATCCCGAACGCGGTCGACATCGACAAGTTCGCCGTCGGCGGCGTTGCCGACATGGACCTGAAACGTAAACTCGGCTTCGAGCACAACCGCCTGATCGGCTTCATCGGCTCGTTCTACGCCTACGAGGGCCTGGACATCCTGCTGCGCGCGGTGCCGGCGCTGGCCGCGCGCCACCCGGACCTGCGCGTGCTGCTGGTCGGTGGCGGCCCGCAGGATGGCCGCCTGCGCCAGATGGCGCAGGAATTGAACATCGCCGACAAAGTCGTGTTCACCGGCCGCGTGCCGCACGACCCGGTGCAGAAATACTACGACCTGCTCGACGTGCTGGTGTACCCGCGCCTGTCGATGCGCCTGACCGACCTGGTCACCCCCTTGAAACCGCTGGAAGCGATGGCGCAGGGCCGCATCCTGGCCGCGTCCAGCGTGGGCGGGCACCGCGAGCTGATCGTCGACGGCAAGACCGGCGTGCTGTTCGCCCCGGACGATCCGGCAGCGCTGGCTGAGAAGGTCGGCGACCTGCTGGAAGCACAAGCCAAGTGGCCGGCGCTGCGCGTGGCGGGCCGTGAATACGTCGAGACCGAGCGCAACTGGCCGGTCAGCGTGGCACGCTACAAGAACATCTATGGCCGCTTGACGGGACTGCAGGCCGCATGAAGATCCTGACTTTCAGTACCCTGTTCCCGAACGCCGAAAAACCGGGACACGGCATTTTCGTGGAAACGCGGCTGCGCCACCTGGTCGCCAGCGGCCAGGTCGAGGCGCGCGTGGTCGCGCCGATTCCGTGGTTCCCGTCGACCAATCCGCGCTTCGGCAACTATGCGCGCTTCGCCAAGGCGCCGCGCCACGAAACCCGCCACGGCATATCGGTGGCGCACCCGCGCTTTCCGGTGATCCCGAAAGTCGGCATGAGCATCTCGCCATTGCTGCTGGCGCAGGCCGTGAAACCGGCGATCGGGCGCATGATCGACGAGGGCTACGACTTCGACCTGATCGACGCCCATTATTTTTATCCCGACGGCGTCGCCGCCGCCATGCTGGCGCGTGCCTTCAACAAGCCTCTGGTGATCACCGCGCGCGGCTCCGACATCACGCTGTTCCCGCAGTACGCGCTGCCGCGCCGCCAGATCCTGTGGGCCGCGCAGCGCGCCGACGGCATCATCACGGTGTGTAACGCGCTGCGCGACGAGATCGTCGCGATGGGCATCGACGCCGACCGCGTGGTGTCGCTGCGTAACGGCGTCGACCTGCAGCTGTTCCACGAGCCGGCCGCACGCCGTCCGGATGCCATGTTCACGCTGCTGGCGGTCGGCCACCCGGTGCCGGTCAAGGCGCAGGACCTGATCATCGGCGCGCTGCCATTGCTGCCGGGCGTGCGCCACGGTGCTGGCGGGCGACGGCCCCGACCGCGCCAAGCTGGAAAACCTCGCGCGCGAACTGAAGGTGACGGACCGGGTGACTTTCACGGGCGCGGTGCCGCAAGCGCAGCTGCCGGCCCATTATGGCGCCGCCGACGCGCTGGTGCTGTCCTCGAGCCGCGAGGGCTGGGCGAATGTCCTGCTCGAGTCGATGGCCTGTGGCACCCCGGTCGTGGCCAGTCGCGTGTACGGCACCCCGGAAGTGGTGGCGGCACCGGAAGCGGGCGTCCTGATGCGCGAACGCAGCTACCGGGGCGTGGCCGACGCGGTCAACGCCCTGCGCGCGAACTACCCCGACCGTGGCGCGACGCGCCGCTACGCCGAACGATTCAGCTGGGACGACACGACCGAAGGCCAGCTGCGCCTGTTCGACGAAGTCCTCGCGCGCCGTGCCGGCGAGCTGGCGCTGGCGCAAACCTGACTTGGATGGACTGAACGATGGAATCTATTCTGTGGGCGCTGGACCTGTGCGTCGTGGTGTATTTCTGCCTGTGGGCTTTGAAGACCGACAAGCGCCTGACAAAAGAGGCGGAGCAGGCGCAGAAAGAGGCTGCCCAGACGGCGGCCGCGGCACCGGAGGAGGGCAAGCATGCGTGACCTGTTCCTGCTGGCGATCCTGCCGATCATGCTGTACGCGATGGTGCAGCGCCCCTTCATCGCCGTCGGCATGTGGGTCTGGACCGCGCTGTTCTTCCCCAACGGCTGGGTCTACGGCATGGCCTCGCACATCCGCTACAACCTGCTGTTTACCGCGGTGGCGATCCTCGGCTACCTCGCCTGGAAACACAAGCCGAGGGTCCAGCTGGGCATGATCGGCAGCTTCGTGCTGCTGTTTTTCCTGTGGACGGTGGGCAGTACCTTCACCTCGCTGTCGCCTCAGGAAGTCTCCATCGAATACCTGATCCGCTTCTTCAAGGTGGTGATGCTGTTCGTGTTCGTCGCGCTCACCATCAAGGACAAGCTGCACGTCGACTTCGTGCTGTGGTGTATCGTCCTCTCGGTGGGCTTCTATGCCGACCTCGAGGCCCTGAAATTCCTGGCCAGCGGCGGCCACCACAACATCGCCGGCATGCCCGGCCACGTGCTGGGCGACCGCAACGAGCTCTCGCTGGCCTTCGTGATGACGCTGCCGGTGTGCTACTACCTGCTGGGCGAATACGGCAAGCAGTCCCGCCTGCTGCGCCTCGGCCTGCTCGGCACGATGGCCTTGCTGGTGATCGGCGTGATCGGCACCATGTCGCGCGGCGGCTTCGTGGCGATGGCCGCACTGGGCGCCTACATGTACATCAAGAGCGACCGCAAGGTGCTGCTCACGGTGCTGATCGTCGTCCTCGTGATCGCCGTCATGCCTTTCATCACGGCCGACTACACGAACCGCATCGACACGATTCAAGCGGCCGACGAGGATGCCTCCTTCATGGGCCGCGTCGTGGCCTGGAAGCTGTCGTTCATCATGGCGACCAAGCACCCGTTCTTCGGCGGCGGTTTCAAGTCGCTGGAATACTTCCCGGTCTGGAGCAGCCTGTCGCGCGAGTTCTTCTCCTTCCCCTGGTTCTATACCGGCAGCGCGCTGCCCAACACCACGGTCGGCCGCGCCGCGCACAGTGTGTATTTCCAGGTGCTGGGCGAACAGGGCTTCGTCGGCCTGGGCCTGTATCTGGGCGGCCTGGCGAGCGCCTTCTTCACGGCCGGCAACGTCGCGCGCCAGGCCAAGCGCGCCGGCGCGCCCCACTGGCTGCGTACCCTGGCGACCATGCTGCAATTGAGCGTCTTCTCCTTTGCCCTCGGCGGCGCCGCGCTCAGCTTCGCCTACGTCGACCTGATCTTCTGCATGTTCGGGCTGGTGCTGGTGGTGCAGAAGCGCCTGTTGCCGGCGACGCTGCGCGAGATGGCTGCCGGCCGGACCGGCGCCGCCGCGCCGGCGATGCCGCCCGCACCTGGCGCCAGCCTGCCCGCCCGGCCGCTGCCGGGTGCGCCTCTGCTTGCGAAGACCACGTTTTCCGCACCTTTTGCCACCGGCGAGCGGCCGCGCCGGGGCTGATACACGAATAACAAACGCGGATTCTTCACCCTTGATGAACGACCACCTGATCCGATCCACCGGCAATGCCATCGCCCGCCTCACGCGCGGCAATGGCCGCGTCGCGATCGTCAATTACCACCGGGTGCTGGCCGCGCCCAGCCCCCTACCTGGCGTCCGAGCCCAGCATCGACGTCTTCACCGGCAGATGGAATTGCTGGCGCGCTGCTTCAATGTCCTGCCGCTGCGCGATGCGCTGGCGGCGATCGACGCCGGCACCGTACCGCCGCGCGCGGTCTGCATCACCTTCGACGACGGCTACCGTTCGGTGCACGACCTGGCGCTGCCGGTGCTGCGCCGCCTGAAGCTGCCGGCCACGGTGTTCGTCAGCAGCGGCTACGTCAACGGCCACACGATGTGGAACGACAGCATCGTCGAAGCCGTCGAGACCCTGCCGGAGCAGGAGCTCGACCTGGCCGAATTCGGCCTTGGCGTGTACTCGCTGCGCAGCATGCCCGAGCGCGCGGCCACGCTGGGCCGCCTGACCGAGGCCTCGAAATACCTGCCGCCGCAGGAACGCAGCCGCCTCGTCGGGCGTTTGCAGACCCCGGTGGGCGAGCGCGCTGCCGAGGGACTGATGCTGACCCCGGAAATGGTCGTCAATCTCGACCGCCACGGCATCGAGATCGGCGCCCACACGGTGACCCATCCGATCCTGACCAGCCTCGACGAAGCGGCCGCGCAGCAGGAAATCAGCGACAGCAAGCGCGAGCTCGAAGCGATCGTCGGCAAGGAGGTAGCGCTGTTCGCCTACCCGAACGGCAAGGTCGGCAAGGACTTCGACGCGCGCCATGTGGCGATGGTGCGCGCGGCCGGTTTCCAGGCCGCTTTCACCACGGCAGTCGGCGCCATCACGCGCCGCCACGACCGCTACCAGCTGCCGCGCAGCCGGCCTTGGGACGACACCCCGTTCCGCTTCGCACTGCGCCTCCTGCAATGGCTGGCGCGCGGCTAGCCGATGAAACAACACGTACCCATGAACAAACGCGCATTACTCATTGCTTTCCATTTCCCGCCGCAGGCGGGCAGCAGCGGCATCCAGCGGACGCTGAGCTTTTCGAAACTCCTCGGCCGCCATGGCTGGGAACCGATGGTGCTGTCGGCCCACCCGCGCGCTTATGATGTGCAGAACCCCACGCAGCTGGCCGCGATCTCGCCCGACCTGGTCGTGCGCCGCCCGTTCGCGCTCGATACCAAACGCCACCTTGGCTTCAAGGGGCGCTACCTGCAGGCGATGGCGATGCCCGACCGTTTCGTCTCGTGGTGGTTTGGCGCCATGCCGACCGGGCTGTCGATGATCCGCCGCTACAAGCCGCAGGTGATCTGGTCGACCTTCCCGGTCGCCACCGCGCACCTGATCGCGCTCGGCCTGCACCGCCTGACCGGGCTGCCCGGATCGCCGACTTCCGCGACCCGATGCTGCAGCCCTCGCACCCGACCTCGAAGCACCAGCGCGCCATCTATGGCTGGATCGAGCGCCAGACCATCATGCGCTGCCGCTTCGCCGTGTTCACCACGCAAAGCGCCCTGCGTTCCTACCGCGAGCGTTTTCCCGACATCGAGCCGGGCAAATTCCTCGTGATCGAGAACGGCTATGACGAGGAGGAGTTCGGACGGCTGCTGGAAGCGGCAGCGGCCACTCCGGCGGTGGCCGCCAGTGGCCCCGCGGCCGCGCCGCGCCGCATCACCCTGCTGCACAGCGGCGTCCTGTACGATGCCGGCCGCAACCCGGAATCCTTCCCGGCGGCGCTGGCCGCACTGAAGAGCGCGGGGAAGGTCGACGCCGCCGGCTTGCGGGTGATACTGCGCGCACCGGGCAGTGTCGGTGGAACCCAGGCCAAGGTCGACCGCCACGGCGTCGGCGACATCGTCGAGGTGCTGCCGCCGGTGCCCTACCGCGACGCACTCAACGAAATGCTGGCGGCCGATGGCCTGCTGCTGTTCCAGGGCACGCCCTTCAACAGCCAGATTCCGGCCAAGATCTACGAATACTTCCGCACCCGCAAACCGATCCTCGGCCTGGTCGATCCGGCCGGCGAAACCGCGGGGGTGCTGCGCGATGCCGGCTTCACCCTCAGCGCGCAGGTGACCGACGCCGCTGAAATAGCTGCGGCGCTGGAGCGCTTCCTGCCTGGCCTGCGCGACGGCAGCGCCTACATCGCCAGCGACACCGTGATCGCGCAGGCGTCGCGTACCCACAAGGCGGCGCAGCTGGCGCAACTGTTCGACAAGGCCGTGTCATGAGCTTGAAACCCGTTTCCGAGATCGACGCGAAGATCGCCAAGGGCGCGGTCTGGATGGTCGCCTTCAAATTCCTCGACCGCGGCATTGGCCTGATCAGCACCCTGATCCTGGCGCGCATGCTGGTGCCGGCCGACTTCGGCCTGGTGGCGATGTCGATGATCCTGATCGCGGCCATGCAGCTGCTGGTGTCGTTCAGCTTCGATGTGCAGCTGGTGCAGAACCCGAAGGCCGGCCCCGAGCACTTCAACACGGCCTGGACCTTCAACGTCATCTTCGCCACCGTCTGCGGCATCGCGCTGGCGGGGCTCGCCATCCCGGCGGCGCAGTACTACAACGAAGCACGCCTGGAAAACATCCTGTACGTGCTGGCGCTGAGCTTTGCGATCCAGGGCTTTTCGAACATCGGCACCGTCAAGTTCCAGCGCGAGATGCGCTTCGACAAGGAGTTCCGCTTCCTGCTCAGCAAACGCCTGGCGACGCTGGTGGTGACGATTCCGCTGGCCTTCATCATGCGCAATTACTGGGCGCTGGTGCTGGGCCAGCTGGCAGGCACCGTGCTGTCGGTGGTCCAGTCGTATGTGGTGTCGACCTACCGCCCGCGCCTGTCGTTCGCCGCGCGCGCCGAGATGTTCCATGCGTCGAAGTGGCTGGTGGTGAACAATGTGATCCAGTTCGTCAACAACCGCGCGGCCCAGTTCATCATCGCCCACCACACCACGCCGGCCGCACTCGGCACGCACTCGATCGCGACCGAGATCGCGACCTTGCCGACTACCGAACTGGTGGCACCGATCAACCGCGCCGCCTTCCCCGGCTACGCCAAGGCGGCGCACGATCTCGACCTGCTGCGCGACAGCTTCCTGAAGGTGATCTCGTCGATCGCCCTGTTCTCGATTCCCGCGGGGGTCGGCATCTTCGCCGTGGCCGATCTGCTGGTGCCGGCGGCGCTGGGCTGGCAGTGGCTGACGGCGATCCCGCTGATCCAGATCCTGGCGATCCACGGCGTGATCAAGGCGGTGCAGACCAACATCACCTATGTCTACCTGGCCCTGAACCGTCCGCGCCTGATCACCATCGTGTGGGCGGTGCAGGCCGTATTCATGGTGGCGGTGCTGATTCCGGCGGTGGCGAATTATGGCGTGATCGGCGCCTCCTGGTCCTATCTGGCGACTGGCATCGTGATGATCCCGGTGAACCAGGGCATGGTGGCGCGCTGCCTGAACCTGGGCTGGAGCACCTTCTGCCGGCAGCTGGTGCGGCCGTTCATCGCTTCGCTGGTGATGGCGGCCGTGGTGCTGCTGGTGAAGAGCCAGCTGGTGCTGCACCACGGCGCCACCTTCGAGTACGTGCTGGCGCTGCTGCTGTGCGGTGCAATCGGCGCGCTGACCTACGCGGCCACCCTGTACCTGCTGTGGCGCCTGGCGAAGATGCCGCACGGGCTGGAGCGCTACGGTTTCGGCCGCGTCGAAACGGTGCTGGGCAAGGCGGGGATCCGGGTCAAGCTGGTGGGGTAAGGCCTTCGCCACTACCTGAGCTGGGGTCAGGTCTGACATTCGGACACGGCCTCGGCCATACGACTGTCGCCAACATCTTGACGGCTCAGTTCGTGTCCATTTGTCAGACCTGACCCCAGGTGTGCTGGTTAGCATGTCTCCGGTTCACGCCTGATAAAAAAAACGCGCCTCGGCGCGTTTTTTTCGGTCGCGGTCGTCGGGCGCCGTCAATGCGTCGCGCGGCCCGTCAACCTGCGCAGCAGTTCCAGCACCCCGCTCATCTCCGCCTCGAATTCGATCATCGACACGTCGCCGCCGTCGAGAAAGCGCGGCAGCAGGTAGCGCGTGTCGGGCTTGTCCAGGCGGACCAGGCCAGGCAGGCAGGTAGTGGCGGTGGCCACGCCGGCCGCGCGCATCACTTGCGGCGCCTGGGCGTCGAAGGCGCCGCTGGGGTAGCAGTAATGGGTGGGACGCGGCAGGCCGGCGGCCTCGATCTTCTCGCGGCACTTCTCGATGTTGGCGCGGTTGCGTTCCGGTTCTCCCGGTACGTATTCGTGCAGGTGGCCGTGCAGTTCGATCGCGCAGCCGCCGGCGGCGGCGGCCCGCAATTCGTCGGCCGTCATATAGCTGAAGCGGCGCGAAGCCAGATCCGGGCGGAAGCCGGCACGCCGAGCGCCGCGGCGAAGCGCTCCAGGCTCGGTGCCACCTCCTGCGCTGCCTGCGCCAGCAGCCAGCTTTCGGCCAGCGCGCACAGGCGGTGGTGCTGTTGTTCGCGCTCGGCCAGGCGCCACTGGCCATCCATGCCGGCGCCGAAGCCGGCCAGCGTGGCCTCGACCGGACCGGCCTTCCACAGGATGTAGCGCACGCTCACCGGGATGATGGGCGCGCCCGCCTCATACGCTTCCGTATGCAGGTAGAGTACCGGGCGGTAGCCGTATTCGGCCATCGCCGGCAGCAGGTCGTGCCAGGACGAGTACCAGCCGTCGTCGAGCGTGATCGCGACCGGGATGCCGTTCTTTGGCGCGGCACCGGGCGTGACGACTTCGTCGAGCGTGGCCGGGACAAAACCGGTGCGGCGCAGCCAGTCGAGGCGTTCGGTCAGCTGCTCGCGGGTGCAGAACAGCTTCGGGTTGTAGCGGCGCTCGTCGCCCAGGTTGCCCCCGTGGTAACACAGGATGCGCGGCTGCCTCCGGGTGGCGGCGCGCACCGGGCGAAGATGCCGGCGAATTTCGCGGCACGCAGTACGGCTTGTTTGATCGTCATATCAGTCTTGATGGTCCTTGCCGTGGCGGCGCGCCCGGGCGATCTGCGCGGCGCGCGGCCAGACCAGCGCCCAGGACGCTGGACGGTATTGGCCGGCTGCGTGCAGCGCGCGCCGCTTTTCCGAGGTGGCGGTGGCATTCCTGGCCGCCTGCTCGTCGTGCGAGACGAATAGTGCGCGCGCCCCGCCCTCTTCGGGCACGGTGCGCAGGTAGGCCAGGTGCGGACTGATGATCTCGACCACGGGATCGTAGAACCAGCTGCCGGCGATCATGCCCAGGGCTTCGGGGTGCAGTTCGTAGAGGTCGGCGCAGCAGCGGTAGCACTCGTTGCGGCCCTCTTCGTTGAATTCGTCCTGATACAGGCGGTTCACGTGGATCTCGAAATACGGCTTGAAGCCGCCGGCACGGGCGAACAGCAAGGCGCGTCCGGGCAGTCCCAGCCAGCCGCCCTTCCACAGCATCGAGCGCCCCATGCCGGAGCGCGGGTCGATCACGCTCGAGGCGCCGGCATACAGGCGCAGCGTGGCCAGCCCGAACTCCTTCAGAAAGACGTCGCCGTCGAGCCGGCAGAACGGGAGAAAAGCTTCGTCATGGCTGGCGATGCGGCCCAGCTGGCGCAGCTGGTGCGCGCGTACCCGTGGCGGCAACTGCGCCAAGCGCGGGCCGGCCAGGGTGTCGCGTACGGCCAGCAGCATGGCGGCCAGCAGCAGGCGCGCGGCGGCCTGCTCGCCATGCTCGGCCAGCACCGCCCCGTACAGGGCGCGCGCCGCGGCCGGAATCGCCTTGAAGCCGCCCGTGGCCGGTGGGTCGGCGAAGGGCGTGAGAAAAGCACGCACGCGCTGAGGCGCGTCAGGCAGGTGCACGGCGCACAGCGCGAGCGCGCGTTGCAGCTGGTCCGACAGGCGGGAGGCGAAAGAAGGATGTTGTTGCGCTAGCATGGTGTTTACATTGGGTGGCCGCAGCCGGTTGCGTTCCGGAGGGCGCAGGCGGGGCGCAAAATGCATCATCGCGCCGGCAACCGCCACGGGTGCAGTGTGTTCCTTTGTTTATTTTCCTGCAACATTTAATTTAACGCAAATTTCGCCGGCTCCCTCGCACGATTGGCGAGGATGCGCACACGCGCCTGCTCAGACGAGTACTTCGGGCGCGTCCGGGTGACTGAGAAAACCCTGCGGGCTGGCCGAACGGCCATAGGCACCGGATTGGAACACGACCACCAGGTCGCCCACCTGCGCCGGCGGCAAGTCCATGCGCTCGGCCAGCAGGTCGAGCGGGGTGCACAGGGGTCCCACCACCGACACCGTTTCCCGGTCGACGGGCGCGCGCATGCGGTTGCCGATCGCGACCGGGTAATTCTTGCGGATCACCTGGCCGAAGTTGCCGGAAGCGGCCAGGTGGTGGTGCAGGCCGCCGTCGGTGACGAGGAAGACCTGGCCGCGCGAGACCTTGCGGTCGACCACGCGCGCGACATACACGCCGGCTTCGCCGACCAGGTAGCGACCGAGTTCGATCGACACCTGCGCCTGCGGCAGCGCGGCATGCACGCGCGGCAGCGCTTGCGCGAGCGCGTCGCCGATCGGCGCCAGGTCGAGCGCGCTCTCGCCCGGAAAATAGGGAATGCCGAAGCCGCCGCCGATGTTCAGGATGCGCACCGGATCGCGCGCCTCCCCCGCCAGGCGTTCGGCCAGCAGGAAGGTCTGGGCTTGCGCCTCGACGATGGCTTCGGCCTTTAAACTTTGCGAACCGCTGAAGATGTGGAAACCCAGCACGGTCAGTCCCGGGCTGGCGGCCAGCGCCAGCATGCGCGGGACTTCTTCGGCATCGATGCCGAACTGCTTGGCGCCGCCCCCCATGCGCATGCCCGACCCCTTCAGTTCAAAGTCGGGATTGATGCGCAGGACCAGCAGCGGCGCGATGCCCAGTTGCTCGCCGATGGCGGCCAGCGCGCGGATCTCGCGTTCCGATTCGGCGTGCACGACGGCGCCGGCGGCGACCGCGCGCGTGAGCTCCGCATCCGACTTGCCGGGGCCGGCAAAGCTGATGCGCACGGGGTCGATACCGGTGTCGAGCGCCACTTTCAGTTCGCCGCTTGATGCGACATCGATGCCGTCGACCAGGCCGGCCATGTGCTGCACCAGCGCCGGCATCGGATTGGCCTTCATCGAAAAATGCAGTTCGACGGCCGGCGGCAGGTGCGCGCGCACGTGGGCCACGCGCTCGCTCAGCAGGCGGCGATCATAGGCATAGAAGGGCGTGCTGCCGACGCGCTGCGCCAGCCGGGTCAAGGGCATGCCGCCCACCTGCAGGCAGTCGTCGACGACCGGGAACAGGGTCTGGGCGGCGTGGACCGGTTTGGCGTTCATGGCTTACTTTCCAACTTGTTCGAACAGGGTGATAAAGGGCTGGCGCAGCAGCTTGCGGTCGATCTTGCCGTTCGGGTTGCGCGGCAGGACGCCATCCTCTACGGCAATGTGGGCCGGCACCATCCAGGCCGGCAAGCGGCGCTGGCATTCCTTCAGCAGGGCCGGCGTGCCCAGGCCCGCTTCCTTCGGCACGGCCAGCAGCACGATGGCCTGGCCCAGCTGCGGATGCGGCACGCCAAAGGCCACCGCTTCGCTCACCAGCCCGGTCGCATGCACGACCTCTTCGACTTCGAGCGGGCTGACGCGATAGCCGGAAACCTTGATCATGTCGTCGTTGCGGCCGATGAAATACAGGTAGCCCTCTTCGTCCATGCGCACCGTGTCGCCGGACCAGACGGCCATCTCGGTCAGCGGCAGCGCCGGATCCTGGCCGGGGGCTGGCTTGAAGCGCTCGGCCGTCTTGGCCGGGTCGTTCCAGTAGCCGAGGGCGACCAGCGCGCCGCGGTGCACGAGTTCTCCCGGTTCGTTCGGCGCGCAGGGCGTGCCGTCGGGACGCACGACCATCACTTGCGCGTTCGGGATGGCGCGGACCCATCGAATCCGGACGGCGGTCCAGTTCGGACGGCGGCAGGTAAGTGGAGCGGAAGGCCTCCGTTAAACCATACATCAGGAACAGCTCGGCGCGCGGCAACACAGCGCGCAGGGCGGCTACCGTACTGGTGGGCATCGCACCGCCGGAATTGGTCAGATAGCGCAGCGAGCAGTCGGCCGGCCAGGGCAGGCTTGCCAGCTGCAGCCACAGGGGCGGTACCGCGGCCAGGCCGGTGATGCGCTCGTCGGCCACCGCTTTGACGATGTCCTTCGCGAACAGGTGGTTGATCAGCACCGCGGTGGCGCCCGCCAGGAAGGCGCAGGTGAGCTGGC from Massilia sp. Se16.2.3 carries:
- a CDS encoding TIGR04063 family PEP-CTERM/XrtA system glycosyltransferase, translating into MRVLHVLDHSIPLHSGYTFRTASILREQRALGWETFHVTGSKHQGGNNLLEETADGLHFYRTPKSQGAMAKLPILNQLEVIQGLEKRLVEIIPTIKPDVLHAHSPCLNAIAALRAGRRFGIPVVYEVRAFWEDAAVDHGTSTENGLRYKLTRGLETYALRRADAVTTICEGLRGDIVARGIPASKVTVIPNAVDIDKFAVGGVADMDLKRKLGFEHNRLIGFIGSFYAYEGLDILLRAVPALAARHPDLRVLLVGGGPQDGRLRQMAQELNIADKVVFTGRVPHDPVQKYYDLLDVLVYPRLSMRLTDLVTPLKPLEAMAQGRILAASSVGGHRELIVDGKTGVLFAPDDPAALAEKVGDLLEAQAKWPALRVAGREYVETERNWPVSVARYKNIYGRLTGLQAA
- a CDS encoding glycosyltransferase, yielding MLAGDGPDRAKLENLARELKVTDRVTFTGAVPQAQLPAHYGAADALVLSSSREGWANVLLESMACGTPVVASRVYGTPEVVAAPEAGVLMRERSYRGVADAVNALRANYPDRGATRRYAERFSWDDTTEGQLRLFDEVLARRAGELALAQT
- a CDS encoding putative O-glycosylation ligase, exosortase A system-associated, which codes for MRDLFLLAILPIMLYAMVQRPFIAVGMWVWTALFFPNGWVYGMASHIRYNLLFTAVAILGYLAWKHKPRVQLGMIGSFVLLFFLWTVGSTFTSLSPQEVSIEYLIRFFKVVMLFVFVALTIKDKLHVDFVLWCIVLSVGFYADLEALKFLASGGHHNIAGMPGHVLGDRNELSLAFVMTLPVCYYLLGEYGKQSRLLRLGLLGTMALLVIGVIGTMSRGGFVAMAALGAYMYIKSDRKVLLTVLIVVLVIAVMPFITADYTNRIDTIQAADEDASFMGRVVAWKLSFIMATKHPFFGGGFKSLEYFPVWSSLSREFFSFPWFYTGSALPNTTVGRAAHSVYFQVLGEQGFVGLGLYLGGLASAFFTAGNVARQAKRAGAPHWLRTLATMLQLSVFSFALGGAALSFAYVDLIFCMFGLVLVVQKRLLPATLREMAAGRTGAAAPAMPPAPGASLPARPLPGAPLLAKTTFSAPFATGERPRRG
- a CDS encoding polysaccharide deacetylase family protein encodes the protein MNDHLIRSTGNAIARLTRGNGRVAIVNYHRVLAAPSPLPGVRAQHRRLHRQMELLARCFNVLPLRDALAAIDAGTVPPRAVCITFDDGYRSVHDLALPVLRRLKLPATVFVSSGYVNGHTMWNDSIVEAVETLPEQELDLAEFGLGVYSLRSMPERAATLGRLTEASKYLPPQERSRLVGRLQTPVGERAAEGLMLTPEMVVNLDRHGIEIGAHTVTHPILTSLDEAAAQQEISDSKRELEAIVGKEVALFAYPNGKVGKDFDARHVAMVRAAGFQAAFTTAVGAITRRHDRYQLPRSRPWDDTPFRFALRLLQWLARG
- a CDS encoding lipopolysaccharide biosynthesis protein: MSLKPVSEIDAKIAKGAVWMVAFKFLDRGIGLISTLILARMLVPADFGLVAMSMILIAAMQLLVSFSFDVQLVQNPKAGPEHFNTAWTFNVIFATVCGIALAGLAIPAAQYYNEARLENILYVLALSFAIQGFSNIGTVKFQREMRFDKEFRFLLSKRLATLVVTIPLAFIMRNYWALVLGQLAGTVLSVVQSYVVSTYRPRLSFAARAEMFHASKWLVVNNVIQFVNNRAAQFIIAHHTTPAALGTHSIATEIATLPTTELVAPINRAAFPGYAKAAHDLDLLRDSFLKVISSIALFSIPAGVGIFAVADLLVPAALGWQWLTAIPLIQILAIHGVIKAVQTNITYVYLALNRPRLITIVWAVQAVFMVAVLIPAVANYGVIGASWSYLATGIVMIPVNQGMVARCLNLGWSTFCRQLVRPFIASLVMAAVVLLVKSQLVLHHGATFEYVLALLLCGAIGALTYAATLYLLWRLAKMPHGLERYGFGRVETVLGKAGIRVKLVG
- a CDS encoding polysaccharide deacetylase family protein; translated protein: MTADELRAAAAGGCAIELHGHLHEYVPGEPERNRANIEKCREKIEAAGLPRPTHYCYPSGAFDAQAPQVMRAAGVATATTCLPGLVRLDKPDTRYLLPRFLDGGDVSMIEFEAEMSGVLELLRRLTGRATH
- a CDS encoding pyridoxal-dependent decarboxylase, exosortase A system-associated, which codes for MNAKPVHAAQTLFPVVDDCLQVGGMPLTRLAQRVGSTPFYAYDRRLLSERVAHVRAHLPPAVELHFSMKANPMPALVQHMAGLVDGIDVASSGELKVALDTGIDPVRISFAGPGKSDAELTRAVAAGAVVHAESEREIRALAAIGEQLGIAPLLVLRINPDFELKGSGMRMGGGAKQFGIDAEEVPRMLALAASPGLTVLGFHIFSGSQSLKAEAIVEAQAQTFLLAERLAGEARDPVRILNIGGGFGIPYFPGESALDLAPIGDALAQALPRVHAALPQAQVSIELGRYLVGEAGVYVARVVDRKVSRGQVFLVTDGGLHHHLAASGNFGQVIRKNYPVAIGNRMRAPVDRETVSVVGPLCTPLDLLAERMDLPPAQVGDLVVVFQSGAYGRSASPQGFLSHPDAPEVLV
- a CDS encoding AMP-binding protein, with amino-acid sequence MVVRPDGTPCAPNEPGELVHRGALVALGYWNDPAKTAERFKPAPGQDPALPLTEMAVWSGDTVRMDEEGYLYFIGRNDDMIKVSGYRVSPLEVEEVVHATGLVSEAVAFGVPHPQLGQAIVLLAVPKEAGLGTPALLKECQRRLPAWMVPAHIAVEDGVLPRNPNGKIDRKLLRQPFITLFEQVGK